The genomic stretch TTTACTGAAAAATACTTTTTCGGAACTGCAATTGAATCTGACTGGCAAGTAGGGTCAATTGTTTCATATTTACGAAATGGAGAAATTACAGATTACGGAACAATATTAAAATGTGAACTAAATCGTTTACTTTCTTTCACATGGAATCACACAAATGATCCGACGAATCGGAAGGAACCATCAGTTGTCACTTTTGAGTTGAAAGAATTGGAGTCCACAGTTAAATTAACGCTGAAACATGAAAATATTGAGCCTACTGATTTTGTGGATCGTGAGGATACATTTGAAGGACTAAACAATGGCTGGCCAGCAATTTTAAGTAACTTAAAGAGCTTGCTAGAAACGGGAAGTACTTTGCCGCCGATTTCTATTTAATTAGATATAATAAATGATTTTAAGGGGATGTCTCATAAGTCAGTTTACTGACAAAGGGACTCCCCTATTTTATTGAAAATAAAAAGTGGGAGCGCTTTTTTCAAAATTGGAAGGCATCTCAATAGATCCGTTCAAGTGTAGTTAATCTGTTAGGTCATTTTTAAAGATTAATAGTAGATTTTTATCAAACAATCAACATGAAAAAGATTAGAGCATATTTGTTGATTTTCAATTAAAAGTAGAGATTAGTGTACGATTTTTAGTTCATAATACCCTAACTGGTATGGGGGATTTTTATTTTATTTGCTATTCTATAAGACTTATTTGTAGCTCTGACTATATCGATTAGTGTTCTCCTTTTAATAGTTTCTCAAAATTTTATTTCCGGTCTTTTCTTAATCCTCAGATTTAATATTTTATTTATATCGTATAATAAGATATAATCGTATTATACGATATAAGGAGAATGAACATGAGTAAAGAAGTTAAACAATTGAATCAACTTTGGACTGATATTTACTATGTACTACGATATAAGCATAAAGAAAATATTACTCACCAAGGAGTTAGGATTTTACAAATGATTGATAAAGAAGTCGAGGTTGGCATAAAGGAGATTGCTGAAGGTATTCAAGTGTCACATAATACAGCTTCAGAGCATGTAAAGCGATTATTAGAAAAAGAGTATATATACAAAACTCGTGGTGAAAATGATCAACGAAAGGTCATATTGAAACTTTCTGATTTAGGAAAAGAAGTCTTACTTCAAAATTCAAGTTTAAATGAAGAGAAACTTCAACAACTTTTATTTGAACAGATGACTGAACAGGAAAGAGAAAGTATACTAAATGCTTTTAATCTATTGAAAGAGAGAGCTCAAAATGTACGCGATAATTAAAATATTTACTTCAGCCATTGTCATTGGAGTTATTACCGAAGTAGCACGTCGATTCCCTACACAAGGTGGATTGATTGCGGCCTTACCGATCGTTAGTCTATTAAGCCTTATTTGGCTAAATGTTCAAGGTGAACAAGTGCAAACGTTAAGCAAATTCGCTTATGGAGTTGTATTAGGGATTCCAGGTACAGTCATTATGCTGTTAATAATTGGAGTTGCACTTCAACATTCAATGCATTTAATTAGTTCAATCGGACTTGGTATTGTTGGATGGGCTTTTTATATTTTTGCTCAAGATTTAGTAGTAAAGCATTTGTTTTAATAGTGTTATTTTAAAGTAATTAGTAAGCAAATTAAGAATAATAAGATGATAAAACGACTGTTGTAGAACAGTCGTTTTAGTTTTTATTAAGGTATGTTTCAAAAATATTAATTGACTTTGAGCTTCTGTGATTAATGTCCCTTGTGTAAATCACATTAGTCCTTAAGCCACCTTGACACTTTTTCATTAGAGCTTTCTAATTAATAGAGAAGAAATTTAACTATATTAAAATTACAATAGAAGGAGGTTAAGTAAGTTGAACTTAAAATTGTTTCACAGGATTATGGATCATACGCATGAAAAAAACTGGAATATAACTCAACTCGCTAAAAATTCTAATATTCATTTGACTGAAATAAGCCGAATTCTAAATCACAAACAATCTCTTTCATTACGTAATTTGGATTCAATTACTGCGGGCCTCAATTTGGAGGAAGGTACTTTTTATTCAGATTATATTGAAGAATGTTTTAATGAAAACAAGATTATGGACAAACGGAGAAGTATGGAATTTTTATATAAATGCGCATCACTTGGATACAAAGATTTGCTTCAAAATATGTTTAATAAAATTTTAGATGAAAGGTCGAAACAAGTACTTAAGAAGAATTTAAATTATATTTTTTTAGTTGCAGAAAAGCTATTTGAAGAGAAAAAAGTTTGGCTGGCATTACCACTATATGAGTGTATTATTGAGAGTACACCAGATTATCATTCATCTCAATTAGCTAAAAGTTACTATAGGAAATATTACATAGTTCGGTTGACGGAACAAGGACCTGATGCTGAAGTACTTGTTTTAAGACATTTTCATAATTTGCCACAGGAATTGCAATTAGCTACTTATTTGTGGATTATGGCAACTTATTATATCCGCCAGAATTGGAAAAAGGTAATGTGCTACGCTAAGGCCTTGGAGAAAATAACAAAAGAGGAAGAATATTATGGAAGGGCTCTCCTTTATCAAGGCTTCGCATCGCTTCGAATAGGAAGCTCATTAGAAGAAGTGTTGAGTATAATAGATCGATATTCAAAAGTAAATGAATATTATGCGGAGCTAGCGATAGGTAATCGATTTGTCGTTTATTTAGAATTTGGGCGATATGAATATGTTGATGGCTACCTTAATTGGTTGGAAGGTAGAGATGACATGTTTGCTGGATTACCTAGAATTTTAGAAGTCTATTTAAAACTTGGGCGTATCGATGATGTTGAAATCTTGCTAAAGCAATATTTTCATATTTTTGAGGAGACCGCTCTTAGTAAAGAACCTTTCATGCAGCAAATGCATTTGCAACTCCGCTATTCACATGCTTTATATCAGTGTGCAAAAAATAAAATTACAGAAGGAGTGCATGAAATTTTAGATGTTGTTATTACAGCGATTGAACTAGGGGTTGCTAAAGCGTATAGTAAGGCTTTCGTGATGTTTTGGAAATATAGACATAAAATTAATTCAGAGCATGAACGTAAATATTTACAAATACTTGGAAGGTAACTAATTTCAATCATAAAAATGAGGACGATGATAATTTTGGTCATCGTTCTTTTTTTATTAAAATTTATATTTGACAGAATTTTCAAAATAGTAAAATTCCATAAAGTCTTTTTATAATTAAATGCGTAAGACTATCTAATTGAAGGGAAGAGAAGGATGAGAAAAAGGATAAAAAAACGTATCACTCCACTGACGCTAAGTATGGGGCTAATTTGCAGTACATTTGCACCAATATCTGCTGTTTCAAATGTACATGCTCAAACAACATCATCAATTGAGCAAGTACTATCAAAGCTTACTTCAGCTCAGAGACAAGCTTTAAAGCAACTTCAAACAAGTGATCAAACTGGATTACAAATTTCATCAGATGTCAATCTAGAATCCGATAAACCAATCTCTGTCATCGTTGAATTTAAGACAAAACCATCCAAGATTGCGACGCTTGAATCACAGCTGCAAGGAGAAAGTCTTACTTCTTCAAGTGCCAATCAACTTGTTGAGGAGTCACATGAAAACTTTCAAAAAGATGCAAGTAAGATATTAAAACAAAAGCAATATAAAATTAAGCGTACATACAAAACAGCCTTTAATGGTGTTTCGATGACTCTTCCAGCGAATCAAGTTAAATCATTGTTGAAATCAAATACTGTAAAAGCAGTTTGGAGCGACAGTGAAGTACATATTGATCCGCCTGTAGAAATGAAAGCTAATGCTACCAATGTTTCAAATGATTCCTTAAATATGCCAAGTAGTATGCCATTTTTAGGAATTGATAAACTTCATCAAGAAGGCTTTACAGGTAAAGGAGTTAAAGTAGGAATAATTGATACAGGTATCGATTATAATCATCCTGACTTAAAAGATGCTTATAAAGGCGGCTATGATTTTGTAGACAACGATTCAGATCCAATGGAAACTACTTACGATGATTGGGTGAAGGCGGGGAAACCGGCAGCAAATGGTGGCAATGCTTATTATACGGAACATGGTACCCACGTATCTGGGACAATTGCGGCTAGAGGTGAAAACAATTCACCGAATGCTCTTGTGGGAGTAGCTCCTGATGCAGATTTATATATGTATCGTGCTTTAGGTCCATATGGTTCAGGAACATTAGATGCCATTTTGGCAGGGATCGATAAGGCAGTTCAAGACGGAATGGATGTAATTAATCTTTCGTTAGGAACAAATTATAATGACCCTCTTTTTGTAACAAGCGTTGCAATTAACAATGCAGTGCTTCAAGGTGTAACAGCAGTTGTTGCTGCAGGAAATGCAGGTCCAAATTCATATACAGTCGGTTCTCCAGGAGCAGCGGCCCTTGCTTTAACAGTTGGAGCAAGTGATGTTCGTACAACAGTATTGCAGCCTAAAGGAACACTTCATACTAGTACAGGAGATTTGCCTGCATCTCAGATGGAGATAAACGCAGAGAATTTTGACAATCCTATTGCTGATTTTAAAGGCCAAACTTTACAAATTGTTGATGTAGATAAAGGGCTAGAAGCAAATTATGCAGGCAAAAATGTAGCCGGAAAGATTGTTATGACAGACATTTATTATGCAAATGTGAGTACGAAAATAGCGACTGCAAAAAAATACGGTGCAAAAGCGGTTATTCTTTATGATCCTGATCAAACCTCTGCTTCTATAGGTTCATTAGGTAAAAATCCTAATTATCTGCCTACCTTTTTCATACCTAAACAGGAAGGAAATGCAATTAATAATCAATTAAAACAAAATGGAGAAGCATCATTTACTTTTGATGATGTTAAGGAAGTGGTTTCATCAGATGGAGATCATTTAGCATCTTTCAGCTCAAAAGGTCCCACAAAAGTAACGTATGATATTAAACCGGAAATTACAGCACCGGGTGTACAAATCCTTTCTACAGTACCATCGTATGTTAATGGCCCAAATTATATTGGAAACTATAATTACGCATACCAACAGTTATCAGGAACATCAATGGCAACACCACATGTTTCAGGTATTGCTGCTTTATTACTTCAAAAAAATCCGAATTACACACCGGCTGATATTAAAACAATTTTAATGAATACAGCAGATCCATTAAAAGATCCATACAGTGTTTATGAAGTTGGGTCTGGTCGAGTAGATCCTTATGAAGCAATTCATTCTGATGTTGAAGTTCAAGTTTCTGATGAAACTCCAATGATTCGAAACGGTAAGGAAAAGCAAATTAAAGAAAAGACAGGTGCAATTAGCTTTGGAACAATGGCACCTAGTGGACAAAATGTAGGAGATAAGAGGACTCTTACAATCTATAACAATAGCAAACAGGCTAAAACATTTAACGTAAAAGTAGAGTTTCAAAAGGATCGATTAGGCTCTAACGACGCAGATGCAAATGGAGTTGGAATTGTAACGGATAAAACGATTAAAGTAAATGCAGCTTCCAAAAAGCAATCTGTCGTTTCTATTTTTATTCCGAAAAGCGCTTCACTAGGTACTTATGAAGGGTATATTACTTACACGAATCAATCTAATCCAGATGAGGTCTATCAAGTACCATTCGCAGTTCGAACAGTTGAAAAAGGAATTTACGGGATGGTTGTTTCACCGAATGTCTTTACAACGGAAACTGATAGTTTTCATTTAGCACAAGTTAATAATGCTAGCCTTATGTTTGAATTTAAATCTCATATGAGATATGTCGATTTAGTTTTAGAGGATGTAAAAACAAATAAAGAAATAGGGTATGTTGGTCAAATTGACGGTATCCCTTTAATGGATAATGTGACTTATTACTTACAAAGAGCATTTGATGGATCGTACTACCCGATTGCTGGTGACGAGAAAAATCCAATTGCCGATGAAAAAGTAATGGCACCTCAAGGAGCATATAAAATCAAGTTAATCGCAACGGAAGATGACGGAACAACTTACGTAACTGAAAGTCCGGTCTATATCGATAATGAGAAGCCAACTGTCAAATTGGATAAGCCAGATGGAGTTTACGAATATGAACCTGGCCAGCAGACAGTCCAGTTAAAAGGGTCAGTAATTGATGGGGAGTATGCTGACATGTTTGCGAATGGGATCAATCTTACTCAATCATCTAACCGGTTGATGTACGGCTACAATGGGGGGATATATAAGCCTATGCCAGTATCCGAAGATGGGTCTTTCTCGTTCGATGTTCCAATGATTGAATCCAACCCTCTTTTAATGGTTCAAATGTATGGACTAGATGCAGCAACAAATAAGGATTTCCGTAGCGTTAAACAATTCTTCTTTACGAAAAAAGGAACACCATATGCAATATCAAAACCGGAAAAACAAGATGTCAAAATGGGTGAGACGTTTAAATATACATTGTCTCTAAATAATGTAAAGGATCTCCATAAAGCCGAGTTTGCTTTTAAATATTTAATGACCTATTTTGATCTAATTGATGTAAAGCCAAATCCAGAAGCAAGTAAGTATGGGGTGGTTAATATTAATCAAGAATTTACAGTAACAGGTTCACAAAGAAACATGAAAATCACTGCAACCTTACCTGAACAGGCTAAGGTGTCGGGGAATATTCCATTAGTGGATATTACGTTAAAAGTTCGAGATGACAAATTCATCAAAGAACCTACTGCACTTGTTAGTACAAATACAAACTATACTGATACAGCAAATAATGTAGTACAAGTAAAGTCTGCAGATTTTTATGTTTCGATGATTCCAACCTACTCTGAAACGTTTGGTGATGTATTAGCAGAAGGTTTAATGAGAAATGGCGCTGCGTACTTTGGAATTGATCATACTACAGTTGGTGGAACAATTAAAGCAGTTGACGTGAATGGAATCGCTTATAATGGCGTCATTTCAAAACAGCCATCTTTTACTTTATCAAAACTACCAATTATGAATAAGCCATTAACATTTGTAATGGATATTCCTGGACATTTTACAGTAAGAAAACCTTTTATAATTAGTGATAACGATAATGGTAGTTTAATAGGGCAACGCATGAAGCTTAACTATAATCCCGCTATTGCTGGAGATGTAAATAAAGATGATGCGATCGATGTTCTTGATGCGCTTTACATCCAAACTTATTGGGGTACAAGTAAGCGTGAAGCAGATATTAACTTTGATGGGAAAGTGGATGCGACAGATATGGGATTTGTAAAGAAAAATTATTTAATGCAAAATCCGACAGCTACAAATACTCCTAAACCTAAAAAGACATATAAAGGTCAAACATTAGAGAGTGTACTAGAATCACTTAACATTCAGTAATAAAATAGCAATCTATAGAAGATGATTCGTAATAATATTACTTACTTAAAAGGAGAAAGAGAATGAAAAAAAACATTACAAAATCAGTTACAGCAATTGCTTTAGGAGCAAGTTTACTTGCTGGGGGTTTTGTATCATCATCTGGAATTAAGCCAGTTAATGTACAAGCTGCCATGAATACAGAATCGATTTTAGCAAAGCTTACACCAGAACAAAGAAAAGCTTTAACCCAATTAAAAATGAGCGATCAATCTGGTCTGCAGATTAGTCCTGATGTAAATTTGAACAGTGATGAAAAAATCACGGTAATCGTCCAGTTTAAAACATTACCATCTAAAACAGCTGTCCTGTCTGCAAAGGCTGAAGGTAAGTCTATAAGTGTGGCGCAGGCTGATCAACAAGTTGAAGATTCTCATACAAATTTTCAAAAGGATTTAACATCAATTTTTAAAAATGATAAAGATAAAACGCCTTACACAATTAAGCGAAAGTACAGGCATGCTTTTAACGGGGTTTCTATGCAAATTCCAGCTAATAAAGTTGAAGCTTTAATGCAATCAAAAGCTGTTAAAGCGGTGTGGGAAAGTAAAGAAATAACCGTCGATCCACCGGTTGAACAAGAAAGTACTGAAACTGGAATTGGAACTGATTTACCTGAAGGAGATGTGAATTCCTTTTTAGGAGTGGACAAGCTTCATAAAGAAGGTTACACAGGTAAAGGTATCAAAGTAGGAGTTATTGATACAGGAGTTGACTACAATCATCCTGATATTAAAGCAGCGTATAAAGGTGGCTATGATTTTGTCGATAATGATAATGATCCAATGGAAACAACTTACGACGACTGGAAAAAATCTAAACAGTTAGAGGTTGTTTCAGGAGCAACATATTATACTGTACACGGAACTCATGTTTCTGGGACTATTGTTGGACAAGGCACAGCTGACTCTGACTACTCGGTTACAGGTATAGCTCCGGATGCTGATTTATATGTGTATCGCGTACTTGGTCCATACGGTAGGGGTTCATCAGATGCAATCATCGCTGGAATTGACAAGGCTGTAAGTGACGGAATGGACGTTATTAATCTATCACTTGGATCGGATTACAATGACCCGATGAATCCACTTGCTTTTGCAATTAATAACGCTGTTTTGTCAGGTGTTACAGCGGTATTAGCAGCAGGAAATGCTGGAAGTGGTATGTATACGGTTGGAACTCCGGGAAATGCACCATTAGGGCTAGCAGTTGGCACTAGCAGTGTACCGGCTACAATTGAAGAAATAAAAGGTTCGGTTCAAACTAGCACAGGAAAAACTGCGGCGGATATTCGCTTAATGGCAAAGAGTTTTACAGACGATATTCAAAACTTTGTTGGTAAAAATTTACCAGTGGTAGAAGCGGGTTATGGTGCCCTTGCAGACTATAATGGTAAGGATGTTAAAGGGAAAATTGCTTTAGTTCAACGTGGTAGTATAGCGTTAACCGATAAAATTAAATTTGCAAAACTAAAAGGAGCAGCGGCTTTATTTATCTATAATAATGATCCAGCAGAAGGATACGTTCCGAACAATTTAGGTGAAGGTGTTGTAAATATCCCTACTTTCTCTTTAACAAATGCTCAAGGACTAGATTTATTACAAAAACTAAATGCAGGAGATACTTCCTACACTTTTGAAAAAATAGGTGAAGTAAAAACAGAAGGTGACAAGCTTGCTTCGTTTAGTTCACGTGGTCCTGCGCGAGTAACGTATGACATTAAACCTGAAGTTACGGCACCCGGCGTAGATATTCTTTCGACTGTACCAACAGATTTTGCTGGTAGTTCATCTCTTGGTGATTATAAGCACGCTTATGCACGATTATCTGGTACATCGATGGCAAGTCCACATGTAGCTGGTATTGCAGCGTTATTACTACAGGCTCATCCGGATTACACGCCATTAGATGTAAAAGCTACTTTAATGAATACAGCAGATCCGCTTAATGATAAATATAGTGTATTCGAAGTAGGAGCAGGGCGTGTTGATGCTTATGAAGCAGTGCATGCGGGAGTGAATTTAGAGGTATTAGATACTACAGACACAATGATCGGCAATAAAATGAAAACAATTAAAGAAAGAACAGGTTCGATTAGCTTTGG from Arthrobacter citreus encodes the following:
- a CDS encoding SRPBCC family protein, yielding MNKPQFVYVTYIATTPEKLWEALTSTQFTEKYFFGTAIESDWQVGSIVSYLRNGEITDYGTILKCELNRLLSFTWNHTNDPTNRKEPSVVTFELKELESTVKLTLKHENIEPTDFVDREDTFEGLNNGWPAILSNLKSLLETGSTLPPISI
- a CDS encoding MarR family transcriptional regulator, whose protein sequence is MSKEVKQLNQLWTDIYYVLRYKHKENITHQGVRILQMIDKEVEVGIKEIAEGIQVSHNTASEHVKRLLEKEYIYKTRGENDQRKVILKLSDLGKEVLLQNSSLNEEKLQQLLFEQMTEQERESILNAFNLLKERAQNVRDN
- a CDS encoding DUF3147 family protein, with translation MYAIIKIFTSAIVIGVITEVARRFPTQGGLIAALPIVSLLSLIWLNVQGEQVQTLSKFAYGVVLGIPGTVIMLLIIGVALQHSMHLISSIGLGIVGWAFYIFAQDLVVKHLF
- a CDS encoding S8 family serine peptidase; this encodes MRKRIKKRITPLTLSMGLICSTFAPISAVSNVHAQTTSSIEQVLSKLTSAQRQALKQLQTSDQTGLQISSDVNLESDKPISVIVEFKTKPSKIATLESQLQGESLTSSSANQLVEESHENFQKDASKILKQKQYKIKRTYKTAFNGVSMTLPANQVKSLLKSNTVKAVWSDSEVHIDPPVEMKANATNVSNDSLNMPSSMPFLGIDKLHQEGFTGKGVKVGIIDTGIDYNHPDLKDAYKGGYDFVDNDSDPMETTYDDWVKAGKPAANGGNAYYTEHGTHVSGTIAARGENNSPNALVGVAPDADLYMYRALGPYGSGTLDAILAGIDKAVQDGMDVINLSLGTNYNDPLFVTSVAINNAVLQGVTAVVAAGNAGPNSYTVGSPGAAALALTVGASDVRTTVLQPKGTLHTSTGDLPASQMEINAENFDNPIADFKGQTLQIVDVDKGLEANYAGKNVAGKIVMTDIYYANVSTKIATAKKYGAKAVILYDPDQTSASIGSLGKNPNYLPTFFIPKQEGNAINNQLKQNGEASFTFDDVKEVVSSDGDHLASFSSKGPTKVTYDIKPEITAPGVQILSTVPSYVNGPNYIGNYNYAYQQLSGTSMATPHVSGIAALLLQKNPNYTPADIKTILMNTADPLKDPYSVYEVGSGRVDPYEAIHSDVEVQVSDETPMIRNGKEKQIKEKTGAISFGTMAPSGQNVGDKRTLTIYNNSKQAKTFNVKVEFQKDRLGSNDADANGVGIVTDKTIKVNAASKKQSVVSIFIPKSASLGTYEGYITYTNQSNPDEVYQVPFAVRTVEKGIYGMVVSPNVFTTETDSFHLAQVNNASLMFEFKSHMRYVDLVLEDVKTNKEIGYVGQIDGIPLMDNVTYYLQRAFDGSYYPIAGDEKNPIADEKVMAPQGAYKIKLIATEDDGTTYVTESPVYIDNEKPTVKLDKPDGVYEYEPGQQTVQLKGSVIDGEYADMFANGINLTQSSNRLMYGYNGGIYKPMPVSEDGSFSFDVPMIESNPLLMVQMYGLDAATNKDFRSVKQFFFTKKGTPYAISKPEKQDVKMGETFKYTLSLNNVKDLHKAEFAFKYLMTYFDLIDVKPNPEASKYGVVNINQEFTVTGSQRNMKITATLPEQAKVSGNIPLVDITLKVRDDKFIKEPTALVSTNTNYTDTANNVVQVKSADFYVSMIPTYSETFGDVLAEGLMRNGAAYFGIDHTTVGGTIKAVDVNGIAYNGVISKQPSFTLSKLPIMNKPLTFVMDIPGHFTVRKPFIISDNDNGSLIGQRMKLNYNPAIAGDVNKDDAIDVLDALYIQTYWGTSKREADINFDGKVDATDMGFVKKNYLMQNPTATNTPKPKKTYKGQTLESVLESLNIQ
- a CDS encoding S8 family serine peptidase, with product MKKNITKSVTAIALGASLLAGGFVSSSGIKPVNVQAAMNTESILAKLTPEQRKALTQLKMSDQSGLQISPDVNLNSDEKITVIVQFKTLPSKTAVLSAKAEGKSISVAQADQQVEDSHTNFQKDLTSIFKNDKDKTPYTIKRKYRHAFNGVSMQIPANKVEALMQSKAVKAVWESKEITVDPPVEQESTETGIGTDLPEGDVNSFLGVDKLHKEGYTGKGIKVGVIDTGVDYNHPDIKAAYKGGYDFVDNDNDPMETTYDDWKKSKQLEVVSGATYYTVHGTHVSGTIVGQGTADSDYSVTGIAPDADLYVYRVLGPYGRGSSDAIIAGIDKAVSDGMDVINLSLGSDYNDPMNPLAFAINNAVLSGVTAVLAAGNAGSGMYTVGTPGNAPLGLAVGTSSVPATIEEIKGSVQTSTGKTAADIRLMAKSFTDDIQNFVGKNLPVVEAGYGALADYNGKDVKGKIALVQRGSIALTDKIKFAKLKGAAALFIYNNDPAEGYVPNNLGEGVVNIPTFSLTNAQGLDLLQKLNAGDTSYTFEKIGEVKTEGDKLASFSSRGPARVTYDIKPEVTAPGVDILSTVPTDFAGSSSLGDYKHAYARLSGTSMASPHVAGIAALLLQAHPDYTPLDVKATLMNTADPLNDKYSVFEVGAGRVDAYEAVHAGVNLEVLDTTDTMIGNKMKTIKERTGSISFGTFTSTGVNREDYRNVLLRNDSKETKNFDVKVVYQTSRISKDAVANNVKITVDSELKVKAGQQKKHAVFIDIPANAEKGTYEGYIVYTNKQNPDETYQIPFAARFVEEGIEEVGAFPYALTNNTYDAHPFTRPRTDLFFQLKSHMRYIDVILTDAKTNEDLGIIGTLDGIQADENVLYRVANGFGGIYIPFSADPNSPLVYKYVQAKSGLYKIKFIGRNDQGKTFTSETKVYIEDNNPTVQHSLPFGVYEYADGQQSIPFSGKVFDKDIEDMKTMGFDIDQSFNSVVGYYDTFMGPYGWVDSPSEELTVDENGNYKGEVKLNPNANFTRYYSFAMDSASNGDFGRMNETLFVKKGSPYVTGTLNKETIKAGETVTATLSANNLNKTNKVSFEFDYASYNFDIVGVLKNSQTKSQISSVTTEESASTSGKHMKITVELTKPVTGEVPLLDIQVKAKSDNYNKGWYELQDLKANVTNKDGTTESAPGFMKSFNVIPTFSQMAAKIIPEAYFTTQGVQIAKIDYTKIGANVKITDAQNNVYTNVTYHPDGFFEVFNLPLSDKPFTVEVAVPGHFTTKGIFTIGKATENGVLGEAKLIGGISLIAGDVNNDDVIDVKDAIAMKANWGTTNRATDINFDGTTDAKDFALIEQNYLMKNPTVTDAPKPVKKYQGTTIDLVKTQLGIN